From a region of the Bdellovibrio bacteriovorus genome:
- a CDS encoding MerC domain-containing protein: MDEQVIIEKPMKIDSCCEVDHTQHATFEEKTDRWDKIGIFLSSLCALHCLATPLLVLALPVLGEFFHQEWVHLVMALFVVPVGLFAFWSGYKHHNQMKVFALGVVGLTMVGGASLLPHEWVEVYEHDVVTILGSIFLITAHILNRRACLCHKH, from the coding sequence ATGGATGAGCAAGTTATCATCGAAAAACCTATGAAAATTGATTCTTGTTGTGAAGTGGACCACACACAGCACGCGACTTTCGAGGAAAAAACAGACCGTTGGGATAAAATCGGTATTTTTCTTTCCAGTCTTTGTGCGCTTCATTGTCTGGCGACACCGCTATTAGTTCTAGCTTTGCCCGTTCTAGGAGAGTTCTTCCATCAAGAGTGGGTTCACTTGGTCATGGCTTTGTTTGTTGTTCCGGTGGGTCTTTTCGCGTTCTGGTCGGGTTATAAACATCACAATCAGATGAAGGTGTTCGCTTTAGGCGTTGTGGGTCTTACTATGGTCGGCGGCGCTTCGCTTCTTCCGCATGAGTGGGTTGAAGTTTACGAACACGACGTTGTCACGATTCTGGGAAGCATCTTCCTCATCACCGCGCACATTTTAAACCGTCGCGCCTGCCTTTGTCATAAGCACTAA
- a CDS encoding high-potential iron-sulfur protein — protein MIENKMNRRGFFSAFIKLTGVAVIAPTVLNSVFSSTAAAQKKRGGAAPAAGGGMPLVDPNDSVAKAVKYVEDYKKAPEAKGNHCATCSFYAKKETKNGKEAGTCTIFAGKLVYADAWCASWNKKA, from the coding sequence ATGATCGAGAACAAAATGAATCGTCGCGGTTTCTTTTCAGCATTTATCAAACTTACTGGCGTAGCAGTGATTGCTCCTACTGTTTTGAACTCTGTTTTCTCTTCAACGGCAGCAGCTCAGAAAAAACGTGGTGGCGCGGCTCCAGCAGCCGGTGGCGGAATGCCTTTGGTAGACCCGAATGATTCTGTCGCTAAAGCAGTGAAATATGTTGAAGACTACAAAAAAGCTCCAGAAGCTAAAGGCAACCACTGTGCGACGTGCAGCTTCTACGCTAAGAAAGAAACTAAGAACGGTAAAGAAGCCGGTACTTGCACCATCTTCGCAGGTAAACTGGTTTACGCTGATGCTTGGTGTGCTTCTTGGAATAAGAAAGCTTAA